A genomic region of Methylobacterium durans contains the following coding sequences:
- a CDS encoding peroxiredoxin, translating to MALETGNPAPDFTLPGAGGEDIRLQDLKGHKIVLYFYPKDDTSGCTLEAQGFNALLDAFAAADTRVIGVSPDPVKSHDRFRAKYGLTFSIASDETKTMLEAYGVWVEKSMYGRKYMGVERTTMLLDREGRISRIWPKVKVPGHADAVLQAARDLG from the coding sequence ATGGCCCTCGAAACCGGCAATCCCGCCCCCGATTTCACTCTGCCGGGCGCCGGCGGCGAGGACATTCGCCTCCAAGACCTCAAAGGTCACAAGATCGTGCTCTACTTCTATCCGAAGGACGACACGAGCGGGTGCACCCTTGAGGCGCAGGGCTTCAACGCGTTGCTCGACGCGTTCGCGGCGGCAGACACGCGGGTGATCGGGGTCTCGCCGGATCCGGTGAAGAGCCACGACCGGTTTCGGGCGAAATACGGCCTGACCTTCTCGATCGCTTCGGACGAGACCAAGACCATGCTCGAAGCCTACGGCGTCTGGGTCGAGAAGAGCATGTACGGCCGCAAATACATGGGCGTCGAGCGCACCACGATGCTCCTCGACCGCGAGGGCCGCATCAGCCGGATCTGGCCGAAGGTGAAGGTGCCCGGCCACGCCGACGCGGTGCTGCAGGCGGCTCGCGATCTCGGTTGA
- a CDS encoding OmpP1/FadL family transporter — protein sequence MKGNLRALALAGVSGAVLALGVSDAMAGAFGIREQSTIAAGLADAGAASGAGGVSSMFWNPATVTMRPGWVSEQNFTFINLSGDIRTQPGTSPGFAALGNSGEIGQGAVVPSGATSYQLNDRLWVGLQTGAPFGLVTKPNPVWAGEVYARSSRIFSLNINPVIGYKVNEWLSVAAGPTFEYFKLNLKSAFPFSPLIPPANLPTAILKGESWGVGFTAGVLVTPWAGTQVGVGYRSSVNHGIEGLLLLPPINPLIAPKTAVKAILDTPDKVSFGITQALSPVARVNFGFEWDNWSRLGVIPVTSIVTGAAVQALPLNYKDGFTYSVGAEYEWSPALTVRAGVSYEQSPIDFSNRSARLPDADRINLAVGASYRWSEKLTLNAAYSHLFVDRGRLLAGPGRDYDSRYIAAPAIPITFAGLAEGSADIVSVGIRYVFGEPAAPIAPAPLVRKY from the coding sequence ATGAAGGGGAATCTGCGCGCGCTCGCTCTGGCGGGGGTATCGGGGGCGGTGCTCGCCCTCGGGGTGAGTGACGCGATGGCGGGTGCCTTCGGCATCCGCGAACAGAGCACGATTGCCGCAGGTCTCGCCGATGCGGGCGCCGCCTCCGGCGCCGGCGGCGTCTCGTCGATGTTCTGGAACCCGGCCACGGTGACGATGCGTCCCGGCTGGGTCAGCGAGCAGAACTTCACCTTCATCAACCTGTCGGGCGACATCCGCACGCAGCCGGGCACCTCCCCGGGCTTCGCGGCCCTCGGCAATTCGGGCGAGATCGGCCAGGGCGCGGTCGTGCCGTCCGGCGCCACCTCCTACCAGCTGAACGACCGTCTCTGGGTCGGCCTGCAAACCGGCGCGCCCTTCGGCCTCGTCACCAAGCCGAACCCGGTCTGGGCCGGCGAGGTCTACGCCCGCTCCAGCCGCATCTTCTCGCTGAACATCAACCCGGTGATCGGCTACAAGGTCAACGAGTGGCTCTCGGTCGCCGCCGGCCCGACCTTCGAGTACTTCAAGCTCAACCTGAAATCGGCCTTTCCCTTCAGCCCGCTGATCCCGCCGGCAAACCTGCCGACCGCGATCCTGAAGGGGGAGTCCTGGGGCGTCGGCTTCACGGCCGGCGTGCTCGTCACGCCCTGGGCCGGCACGCAGGTCGGCGTCGGCTACCGCTCCTCGGTCAATCACGGCATCGAGGGTCTGCTGCTGCTGCCGCCGATCAACCCGCTGATCGCGCCGAAGACCGCGGTGAAGGCGATCCTCGACACGCCCGACAAGGTCAGCTTCGGCATCACGCAGGCGCTGAGCCCGGTCGCGCGGGTGAATTTCGGCTTCGAGTGGGACAATTGGTCGAGGCTCGGGGTGATCCCGGTGACGTCGATCGTGACCGGCGCGGCCGTCCAAGCCCTGCCGCTCAACTATAAGGACGGGTTCACCTACTCGGTCGGCGCCGAGTACGAGTGGTCGCCGGCGCTCACGGTCCGGGCCGGCGTGTCCTACGAGCAATCGCCGATCGACTTCTCGAACCGCTCGGCCCGCCTCCCCGATGCCGATCGCATCAACCTCGCGGTCGGCGCGAGCTACCGCTGGAGCGAGAAGCTGACGCTCAACGCGGCCTACTCGCACCTCTTCGTCGATCGCGGCCGTCTCCTCGCCGGGCCGGGCCGCGACTACGACAGCCGCTACATCGCCGCGCCAGCGATCCCGATCACCTTCGCGGGCCTCGCGGAAGGCAGCGCCGACATCGTGTCGGTCGGCATTCGCTACGTCTTCGGCGAGCCGGCCGCGCCGATCGCCCCGGCGCCGCTGGTGCGCAAGTACTGA
- a CDS encoding DUF3140 domain-containing protein has product MAKSEDDDKTWAEFNEAVNMTPAALRKHLDSEESQAVGQKTDGGESTGHKEGRRILAIKDKRKTDLSEDDYAHMRKVVSYVHRHLAQGGKARQDPDSPWRMSLMNWGHDPLKT; this is encoded by the coding sequence ATGGCGAAGTCGGAGGACGACGACAAGACCTGGGCGGAGTTCAACGAGGCCGTGAACATGACGCCGGCCGCACTCCGCAAGCACCTCGACAGCGAGGAGAGTCAGGCGGTCGGGCAGAAGACGGACGGCGGCGAATCGACCGGCCACAAGGAGGGCCGGCGCATCCTGGCGATCAAGGACAAGAGGAAGACCGACCTCAGCGAAGACGATTACGCACACATGCGCAAGGTCGTCTCCTACGTCCATCGCCATCTCGCCCAAGGAGGCAAGGCGCGGCAGGACCCGGACTCACCCTGGCGGATGTCCCTGATGAACTGGGGTCACGACCCGCTGAAGACGTGA
- a CDS encoding M23 family metallopeptidase, translated as MPFPFRATTPTPLRAGHLALGIALLLATLWAAGATYVLVFHDEVLARFVARQAAMQAAYEARITDLQASLDRSTTQRSLDRDGVEARLSALVERQAGLERRQAAIADLVGVAGSESGADPSPIGALPEPVSPGLELRTGEGPPGRRSARETGSRLAAVERALDRFGQVQALSLGRLAARAGRGTERLRSLVARTGLDPNRFDQPKPGLGGPLVPVSGDPFALALAQAQRARGDEERLRRVAADLPLRRPILGEFSLSSGFGTRLDPFTRGLALHTGLDLKAEYGEPARATAPGRVTAAETAGGYGNMVEIDHGHGVVTRYAHLARLAVSPGQWVRAGDIVGRVGSTGRSTGSHLHYETRIDGEPVDPQRFLRAGAALDAWQFSGR; from the coding sequence ATGCCATTCCCCTTCCGGGCCACGACGCCGACGCCCCTGCGTGCCGGGCATCTCGCGCTCGGCATCGCGCTCCTCCTCGCGACGCTCTGGGCCGCGGGTGCCACCTACGTCCTCGTCTTCCACGACGAGGTTCTCGCCCGCTTCGTCGCGCGCCAGGCCGCGATGCAGGCCGCCTACGAGGCGCGCATCACCGACCTCCAGGCAAGTCTCGACCGGAGCACGACCCAGCGCAGCCTCGACCGCGACGGGGTCGAGGCACGCCTCTCCGCCCTCGTCGAGCGCCAAGCCGGCCTCGAGCGTCGTCAGGCGGCGATCGCCGACCTCGTCGGTGTCGCCGGGTCGGAGTCGGGCGCTGACCCGTCGCCGATTGGCGCATTGCCGGAGCCGGTTTCACCGGGGCTCGAACTGCGTACCGGCGAGGGACCACCCGGCCGACGATCCGCCCGCGAGACGGGGTCGCGGCTGGCCGCCGTGGAGCGCGCCCTCGACAGGTTCGGGCAGGTCCAGGCGCTGAGTCTCGGGCGCCTCGCGGCGCGGGCCGGGCGCGGCACCGAGCGCCTGCGCAGCCTCGTCGCCCGGACCGGTCTCGATCCGAACCGGTTCGACCAGCCCAAGCCGGGCCTCGGCGGGCCCCTCGTTCCCGTGAGCGGCGATCCCTTCGCCCTGGCGCTCGCACAGGCCCAGCGAGCGCGGGGCGATGAGGAGCGCCTGCGCCGGGTTGCGGCGGATCTGCCGCTTCGACGCCCGATCCTTGGGGAATTCAGCCTGTCGAGCGGCTTCGGCACGCGTCTCGACCCGTTCACGCGCGGGCTGGCGCTCCACACCGGACTCGACCTGAAGGCGGAGTACGGGGAACCCGCCCGCGCGACCGCGCCGGGGCGGGTCACCGCCGCCGAGACGGCCGGCGGCTACGGCAACATGGTCGAGATCGACCACGGGCATGGCGTCGTCACCCGCTACGCCCATCTGGCGCGGCTCGCGGTCAGCCCCGGTCAGTGGGTCCGGGCCGGCGACATCGTCGGCCGGGTCGGCTCGACCGGCCGCTCGACGGGCAGCCACCTGCATTACGAGACACGGATCGACGGGGAGCCCGTCGATCCGCAGCGTTTCCTCAGGGCCGGCGCCGCCCTCGACGCGTGGCAGTTCAGCGGTCGCTGA
- a CDS encoding fumarylacetoacetate hydrolase family protein yields the protein MKLVRHGESGDEKPGLIDQDGELRDLSGVLRDLCGPALAPAALDRLRLIDPETLPLLPPETRLGPCVGGTRNFIAIGLNYADHAEETGAPIPTEPIVFNKAPSCLSGPNDPVILPKGSAKTDWEVELAIVIGTRASYVHANEALSYVAGVCVCNDLSEREYQFDRGGTWTKGKGCPTFGPLGPWLVTLDEVPDLKNLNLWLDVNGERMQTGSTGTMIFDVPQIVAYLSHFMMLEPGDIITTGTPPGVGLGRRPPRYLQSGDVVTLGIDGLGEQRQEVVAFDDWTAKVAAGEPTN from the coding sequence ATGAAGCTGGTGCGTCACGGAGAGAGCGGGGACGAGAAACCCGGCCTGATCGATCAGGACGGGGAGTTGCGCGACCTCTCGGGCGTGCTGCGCGACCTCTGCGGGCCGGCCCTCGCCCCGGCGGCGCTCGACCGACTCCGCCTGATCGATCCGGAGACGCTGCCGCTGCTGCCCCCGGAGACCCGCCTCGGTCCGTGCGTCGGCGGGACCCGCAACTTCATCGCGATCGGCCTGAACTACGCGGACCACGCCGAGGAGACCGGCGCGCCGATCCCGACCGAGCCGATCGTCTTCAACAAGGCGCCGTCCTGCCTGTCCGGGCCGAACGATCCCGTCATCCTGCCGAAGGGCTCGGCAAAGACCGACTGGGAGGTGGAGCTCGCCATCGTGATCGGCACCCGCGCCTCCTACGTCCACGCCAACGAGGCGCTGAGCTACGTGGCGGGCGTCTGCGTCTGCAACGATCTCTCGGAGCGGGAATATCAGTTCGATCGCGGCGGCACCTGGACCAAGGGCAAGGGCTGCCCGACCTTCGGGCCCCTCGGGCCCTGGCTCGTCACCCTCGACGAGGTGCCGGACCTCAAAAACCTGAACCTCTGGCTCGACGTGAACGGCGAGCGGATGCAGACGGGCTCGACCGGCACGATGATCTTCGACGTACCCCAGATCGTCGCCTACCTCTCGCATTTCATGATGCTGGAGCCCGGCGACATCATCACCACGGGCACGCCGCCGGGCGTCGGGCTCGGCCGCAGGCCGCCGCGCTACCTGCAGAGCGGCGACGTGGTCACGCTCGGCATCGACGGTCTCGGCGAGCAGCGCCAGGAGGTCGTCGCCTTCGACGACTGGACCGCCAAGGTTGCGGCGGGCGAGCCGACGAACTGA
- the bioB gene encoding biotin synthase BioB, with protein MTLTPAPLPAPTSPAIRHDWTVAEIQAIHDLPLLDLVYRAAEVHRAHNDPADIQRASLLSIKTGGCPEDCAYCPQSAHHKGAGLARERLMPVEAVLQEAAAAKAAGAHRFCMGAAWRQPKDGPEFDAVLAMVRGVRGLGMEACVTLGMLTPSQAQRLAEAGLTSYNHNLDTGPDFYGDIISTRTYEDRLRTLENVRDAGIGVCCGGIVGMGEGVKDRAAMLQVLANHAPHPESVPINALVAVEGTPLEGQAPVDPIDLVRMCATARIVMPRARVRLSAGRRGLTREAQILCFLAGANSIFYGERLLTTANNETDADAELLRDIGVPVPGITLAAAE; from the coding sequence ATGACGCTGACCCCCGCCCCCCTGCCCGCTCCGACCAGCCCCGCGATCCGCCACGATTGGACGGTGGCCGAGATCCAGGCGATCCACGATCTGCCCCTCCTCGATCTCGTCTACCGGGCGGCCGAGGTGCACCGGGCCCACAACGACCCGGCGGACATCCAGCGGGCGAGCCTCCTGTCCATCAAGACCGGCGGCTGCCCCGAGGATTGCGCCTATTGCCCGCAATCGGCCCATCACAAGGGGGCGGGGCTGGCCCGCGAGCGGCTGATGCCGGTCGAGGCCGTGCTGCAGGAGGCGGCCGCCGCCAAGGCCGCCGGGGCCCACCGCTTCTGCATGGGCGCCGCGTGGCGCCAGCCGAAGGATGGGCCGGAATTCGACGCGGTGCTGGCGATGGTCCGGGGGGTGCGCGGCCTCGGCATGGAGGCTTGCGTCACCCTCGGCATGCTGACTCCGAGCCAGGCGCAGCGCCTCGCCGAGGCCGGCCTCACCTCCTACAACCACAACCTCGATACCGGGCCGGACTTCTACGGAGACATCATCTCGACGCGGACCTACGAGGATCGCCTGCGGACGCTGGAGAACGTGCGCGACGCCGGCATCGGCGTCTGCTGCGGCGGCATCGTCGGCATGGGCGAGGGCGTCAAGGACCGCGCCGCCATGCTGCAGGTTCTGGCGAACCACGCGCCCCATCCCGAGAGCGTGCCGATCAACGCCCTCGTCGCCGTCGAGGGCACGCCGCTGGAGGGCCAGGCGCCGGTCGATCCGATCGACCTCGTGCGCATGTGCGCCACCGCCCGCATCGTGATGCCCCGCGCCCGCGTGCGCCTCAGCGCCGGTCGCCGTGGGCTCACACGTGAGGCGCAGATCCTGTGCTTCCTCGCCGGTGCCAACTCGATCTTCTACGGCGAGCGCCTGCTGACGACCGCCAACAACGAGACGGACGCGGACGCGGAATTGCTGCGCGACATCGGCGTGCCCGTGCCCGGGATCACACTCGCCGCCGCCGAGTGA
- a CDS encoding LL-diaminopimelate aminotransferase, giving the protein MTDFHRIKRLPPYVFEQVNRIKAAARANGADIVDLGMGNPDLDAPRHVIAKLVETAGRPRTDRYSASKGIAGLRRAQAGYYQRRFGVTLNPDTQVVATLGSKEGFANMAQAITAPGDVVLVPNPSYPIHAFGFLMAGGVIRSVPAEPTPAFFPAVEKAMQHSIPKPVALVVCYPSNPTAYVASLDFYRDLVAFAKRHEIIILSDLAYAEVYFDGEPPPSVLQVPGAIDCTVEFTSLSKTYSMAGWRMGFAVGNERLLAALTRVKSYLDYGAFTPIQVAATAAINGPDSCIAEMRAIYKKRRDVMVESFAKAGWKIPAPSASMFAWVPIPDRFKELGSLEFSKLLVEKADTAVAPGIGFGEHGDEYVRIALVENEQRIRQAARNVRRFLETSDRTLHNVVPMAKAV; this is encoded by the coding sequence ATGACCGACTTCCACCGCATCAAAAGACTGCCGCCCTACGTCTTCGAGCAGGTGAACCGGATCAAGGCCGCCGCCCGCGCCAACGGCGCCGACATCGTCGATCTCGGCATGGGCAATCCCGACCTCGACGCCCCGCGCCACGTCATCGCCAAGCTCGTCGAGACGGCCGGGCGCCCTCGGACGGACCGCTACTCGGCCTCGAAGGGCATTGCCGGCCTCCGCCGGGCCCAGGCGGGCTATTACCAGCGCCGCTTCGGCGTGACGCTGAACCCCGACACGCAGGTCGTCGCCACGCTCGGCTCGAAGGAGGGCTTCGCCAATATGGCGCAGGCCATCACGGCGCCCGGCGACGTGGTTCTGGTGCCGAACCCGAGCTATCCGATCCACGCCTTCGGCTTCCTGATGGCGGGCGGCGTGATCCGCTCCGTGCCGGCCGAGCCGACGCCGGCCTTCTTCCCGGCGGTCGAGAAGGCGATGCAGCACTCGATCCCGAAGCCGGTGGCCCTCGTCGTCTGCTATCCGTCGAACCCGACGGCCTACGTCGCGTCCCTCGACTTCTACCGCGACCTCGTCGCCTTCGCGAAGCGCCACGAAATCATCATCCTGTCGGATCTCGCCTACGCGGAAGTCTACTTCGACGGCGAGCCGCCGCCCTCGGTGCTGCAGGTGCCGGGCGCGATCGACTGCACGGTCGAGTTCACCTCGCTCTCGAAGACCTACTCGATGGCGGGCTGGCGGATGGGCTTCGCGGTGGGTAACGAGCGCCTGCTCGCCGCGCTCACCCGCGTGAAATCCTACCTCGATTACGGGGCCTTCACGCCGATCCAAGTGGCGGCGACCGCCGCGATCAACGGCCCGGATTCCTGCATCGCGGAGATGCGCGCGATCTACAAGAAGCGCCGCGACGTGATGGTCGAATCCTTCGCCAAGGCCGGCTGGAAGATCCCCGCGCCCTCCGCCTCGATGTTCGCCTGGGTGCCGATTCCCGACCGGTTCAAGGAACTCGGCAGCCTCGAATTCTCGAAGCTCCTCGTCGAGAAGGCGGACACCGCGGTGGCGCCGGGCATCGGCTTCGGCGAGCACGGCGACGAGTACGTGCGCATCGCCCTCGTCGAGAACGAGCAGCGGATCCGGCAGGCCGCGCGCAACGTTCGGCGCTTCCTCGAGACCTCGGACCGCACGCTGCACAACGTGGTGCCGATGGCCAAGGCCGTCTGA
- the prfB gene encoding peptide chain release factor 2 (programmed frameshift): MRAEIEQASDAAKQSIGLLRRHLDWDTVEKRLAELNAASEDPELWNDAEAAQKVMRDRTQLDEAVSSIKRLEQDLDDAHTLIELGEAEDDQATIEEGERAVRAVEAEAARRQIESLLSGEADGFDTYLEVHSGAGGTESQDWANMLQRMYARWAERRKYKVEIVEWSDGEEAGIKGATLLIKGHNAYGWLKTESGVHRLVRISPYDSSARRHTSFASVWVYPVIDDRIEIEIKESDCRIDTYRSSGAGGQHVNTTDSAVRITHIPTGIVVACQQERSQHKNRATAWNMLRARLYEAELKKREEKANAEAAAKTDIGWGHQIRSYVLQPYQLVKDLRTGTQSTSPDDVLDGELDPFMESSLAQRVYGGAEAVEDID; the protein is encoded by the exons ATGCGCGCCGAGATCGAGCAAGCCTCGGATGCCGCCAAGCAGTCGATCGGACTGCTGAGGAGGCATCTT GACTGGGATACCGTCGAGAAACGCCTCGCCGAACTGAACGCGGCGTCCGAGGACCCGGAACTCTGGAACGATGCCGAGGCCGCGCAGAAGGTGATGCGCGACCGCACCCAACTCGACGAGGCCGTCTCCTCCATCAAACGGCTGGAGCAGGATCTCGATGACGCCCATACCCTGATCGAGCTCGGCGAGGCCGAGGACGATCAGGCCACGATCGAGGAGGGGGAGCGGGCGGTCCGCGCCGTCGAGGCCGAGGCCGCGCGGCGCCAGATCGAGAGCCTGCTCTCGGGCGAGGCCGACGGCTTCGACACCTATCTCGAAGTCCATTCGGGCGCTGGCGGCACTGAGAGCCAGGACTGGGCCAACATGCTCCAGCGCATGTACGCCCGCTGGGCGGAGCGCCGGAAGTACAAGGTCGAGATCGTCGAGTGGTCCGACGGCGAGGAGGCCGGCATCAAGGGCGCCACGCTCCTGATCAAGGGCCACAACGCCTACGGCTGGCTCAAGACCGAGTCCGGCGTGCACCGCCTCGTGCGGATCTCGCCCTACGATTCGAGCGCACGGCGCCACACCAGCTTCGCCAGCGTCTGGGTCTACCCGGTCATCGACGACCGGATCGAGATCGAGATCAAGGAATCTGATTGCCGGATCGACACCTACCGCTCGTCCGGTGCCGGCGGCCAGCACGTGAACACCACCGACTCGGCGGTGCGCATCACGCACATCCCGACCGGTATCGTGGTGGCCTGTCAGCAGGAGCGCTCGCAGCACAAGAACCGGGCCACCGCCTGGAACATGCTGCGCGCGCGCCTCTACGAGGCCGAATTGAAGAAGCGGGAGGAGAAGGCCAACGCCGAGGCCGCCGCCAAGACGGATATCGGCTGGGGCCACCAGATCCGGAGCTACGTGCTGCAGCCCTACCAGCTCGTGAAGGATCTGCGCACCGGCACACAATCGACGAGTCCCGACGACGTGCTCGACGGCGAGCTCGATCCGTTCATGGAATCCTCCCTGGCCCAGCGCGTCTACGGCGGCGCCGAAGCCGTGGAGGACATCGACTGA
- a CDS encoding PHA/PHB synthase family protein, which translates to MPDFEALSRNASLFVEEFGRTAATYFKPLDGEGAKAGGSDEVGDVVKTLGTVAEKWLSDPQKTLEAQTALSEAFINLWGTTWFRMQGKNPPPIAVPEPRDNRFAHAEWSTNPVFDFLKQSYLITSRWAEGLVERAEGIDEHTRHKAQFYLRQITGALSPSNFVMTNPELIRHTLEESGANLVRGLKMLAEDIEAGKGELRVRQTDPSGFEVGVNVAVTPGEVVFRNDLMELIQYAPQTETVLKRPFLIVPPWINKFYILDLNPQKSLINWMVSQGLTVFCISWVNPDERHADKDFESYMREGIEAAIDAIGVATGETEVAAAGYCVGGTLLAVTLATQAATGNRRIRSATLLTTQVDFTHAGDLKVFADEAQIQGIEARMKQRGYLDGSRMANAFNMLRPNDLIWSYVVNNYVKGKAPMAFDLLYWNADATRMPAANHSFYLRNCYLENNLSKGTMVLGNVRLDLKKVKIPIFNLATREDHIAPARSVFEGSARFGGKVDYVLAGSGHIAGVVNPPAKPKYGYWTGGPAKGRLEDWIEAATENKGSWWPYWFEWLEKQAPERVPARKPGGDALPSLGPAPGTYVRMKA; encoded by the coding sequence ATGCCCGACTTCGAGGCGCTGTCGCGCAATGCGAGCCTGTTCGTCGAGGAATTCGGCCGCACCGCCGCCACCTACTTCAAGCCCCTCGACGGAGAGGGCGCGAAGGCGGGCGGCTCCGACGAAGTCGGCGACGTGGTCAAAACGCTCGGCACGGTGGCCGAGAAGTGGCTGTCCGATCCGCAGAAGACGCTCGAGGCCCAGACGGCGCTGAGCGAGGCCTTCATCAATCTCTGGGGCACGACGTGGTTTCGGATGCAGGGCAAGAACCCGCCGCCCATCGCCGTGCCCGAGCCGAGGGACAACCGCTTCGCGCACGCGGAATGGTCCACGAACCCGGTCTTCGACTTCCTGAAGCAGAGCTACCTCATCACCTCGCGCTGGGCGGAGGGGCTCGTCGAGCGGGCCGAGGGGATCGACGAGCACACCCGGCACAAGGCGCAATTCTACCTCCGCCAGATCACCGGCGCCCTCTCGCCCTCGAATTTCGTGATGACGAACCCGGAGCTGATCCGGCACACGCTGGAGGAGAGCGGCGCCAACCTCGTCCGCGGCCTCAAGATGCTCGCGGAGGACATCGAGGCGGGCAAGGGCGAGTTGCGCGTGCGGCAGACCGATCCGTCGGGCTTCGAGGTCGGCGTGAACGTCGCCGTGACCCCGGGCGAGGTCGTGTTCCGCAACGACCTGATGGAGCTGATTCAGTACGCGCCGCAGACCGAGACCGTGCTGAAGCGCCCGTTCCTGATCGTGCCGCCCTGGATCAACAAGTTCTACATCCTCGATCTCAACCCGCAGAAGAGCCTCATCAACTGGATGGTCTCGCAGGGCCTCACGGTGTTCTGCATCTCCTGGGTGAACCCGGACGAGCGGCACGCCGACAAGGATTTCGAGAGCTACATGCGGGAGGGCATCGAGGCGGCGATCGACGCGATCGGCGTCGCCACCGGCGAGACCGAGGTCGCGGCGGCGGGCTACTGCGTCGGCGGCACGCTGCTCGCCGTCACGCTCGCCACGCAGGCGGCGACCGGCAACCGGCGCATCCGCAGCGCGACGCTTCTCACGACCCAGGTGGACTTCACCCACGCGGGCGACCTGAAGGTCTTCGCCGACGAGGCCCAGATCCAGGGCATCGAGGCGCGCATGAAGCAGCGCGGCTACCTAGACGGCTCGCGCATGGCCAACGCCTTCAACATGCTGCGGCCGAACGACCTGATCTGGTCCTACGTCGTTAACAACTACGTGAAGGGCAAGGCGCCGATGGCCTTCGACCTTCTCTACTGGAATGCCGACGCCACCCGCATGCCGGCGGCCAACCATTCCTTCTACCTGCGCAACTGCTATCTGGAGAACAACCTCTCCAAGGGGACGATGGTGCTCGGCAACGTGCGGCTCGACCTGAAGAAGGTGAAGATCCCGATCTTCAACCTCGCCACGCGGGAGGACCACATCGCGCCTGCGCGCTCGGTCTTCGAGGGGTCCGCCCGGTTCGGCGGCAAGGTCGATTACGTCCTGGCGGGCTCGGGCCACATCGCGGGCGTGGTCAACCCGCCCGCGAAACCGAAATACGGCTACTGGACGGGTGGCCCCGCCAAGGGGCGGCTGGAGGATTGGATCGAGGCCGCGACCGAGAACAAGGGCTCGTGGTGGCCCTACTGGTTCGAATGGCTGGAGAAGCAGGCGCCGGAGCGTGTTCCAGCCCGCAAGCCCGGCGGCGACGCCCTGCCCTCGCTGGGACCGGCGCCCGGCACTTACGTCCGCATGAAGGCGTGA